Within Zootoca vivipara chromosome 10, rZooViv1.1, whole genome shotgun sequence, the genomic segment ATGGAGTAAATCCGCACCCCAGGATTTTCCCCTTATCAATGCCTTTTCCACCTGAGCCTCACCCCCTTACCTAAAAGCCTGACACCCGCAGTGTGACAGGATTGTGACTCCTGTCCTCAGTCAGCAAACAaaatagcttcccccccccctgagcaaAGCTAGGGCCTCCAATCCTTGAAATGAGAAGGGGAGAGGCTCAGGAATCCTTCAGGGAGCAGGCAGGAAGTgagctgcataataataataataataataataataataataataataataataataataataatttatttataccccgcccactctgggcggcttccaacaaaatattaaaatacagaattccatcacatattaaaagattccctaaacatAGGCTCCAGAAGCTCCTTTTCACGGattcctccaaccccccccccccaaataccaccTGCCTCCCCATTGGTCCTATGGCTCCTTCACATGCGGGGAAGCTGCAGCCCCTCCACAGAtgccccttgggcctgatcctacACGGCTCACCTGACGTTCTGATGCAAGTGAGCCCTCCTTTCTCCTTCAAGgtgaacagggtttcccaaacttgggtctccagctgtttttggactatagctGCCATCACCCCAAACTAGCAatagtggtcaggcatgatggtgAAAAAGATCGTGAAACAGCTCCTTCTCCtcaaggcaggcatgtccaaagtctgttttgggggcctaatccaggcCACCGGTTGGTtcaatccagcccctgtggcagtttatttcctggggtaaaatcctaaaaaaataatctcaacaacttaaatcctaaaaaaagctcaagaacttcaaccctaaaaaagaggtcaacaactttggccggccctttggtcggccctcacggcccttcacttcatcaaatctgaccccctttgaaaaatgtttggacaccactgccttaAGGGATGCACAAGGAGCCCCTCTAGGAAACCATAAGTCTCACAACGTTGGAGAAACTAGATTCTGTGACTGTAGATTAAATATGTTTGCATGGTCCATTATCAGAGTTATAACTATGTTCATTTTTCGAGGGAAGGTGGCTCATGCTTAAGGGAGTGCCTGGGAAAATCATATGGAAATAATTGTTGATACGTCTTCCGTTGGAGTTAAAACTGATGTTCCTTTCTAAGCACAGGTAAATCGCCCCAGTAAGACTTAATAGTAATAGTAGGGTATGTAGAATTGCAGCCCAAGGCAGGTAAATTATGTTTTatattcttccttctcctccttctttgtacTTAATTAGAAAACATAGATTAGTAGGGTAatggctctccctccctccctccctccctctctctctttctctttcttttccattcACTCTTCTGGATCAAGCTGTAAGACTTCACCTTCCCAGCCCCTCAGCTCCTACACCAAATCCCTTAAGGTACTTTggcacaaaaagggggggggagtccactTTAATCTCCACCGGTAAATGGACattctgtcaagcctctgcttaaagacctccaaagaaggagactccaccacactccttggtagcaaattccactgtttaCTGGAGATTGTGTTTATCCAGCTGCCACGATGAGAAAAACTGCAAAATACACGAAAAGAGTGCAGGACACCTATTGTCCATTAGAAAAAGCATGGAACTAAAAGAGAATATATTGACAGGGAAAACTGTAGATTCCTTAAATCAAGCCAAAATAGAACGTGAGAAGAAAAGGTGGACGGCTGTTTTAGAGAGAATAATTGTGCTAATTAATTTTTTGGTGGTTCAAAATTTGGCATTTAGAGGAAATACTGAAACTTTGTTTGAACCAAATAatggtaattttaaaaaattagtcaAAAAAGTTACTCTTTTTGATAATGTATTAGCAGAACATATTGCTCAAATTCAAAATGCTCCAAACCACATGCCTCATTATCTGGGGCATAACATCCAAAACGAACTGATCAATATAATAGGTGAAAGAATAAAAATGACCATTGTTAATCTTTTGAAGCAATCTAAATACTATTCAATTATTTTGGATTGCACTCCTGATATATCACACGAGGAACAACTTTCTGTTGTTGTTCGGTTTCTACACCTTAACACAGGAACAAAAAAGGCTGAGGTGAGAGAGCATTTTTTAGGCTTTGTCCCAGCTGATGACACTACAGGACAAGCACTAGCAACGGTTttgttaagattttttaaaatcctccaatATTGAATTAGACAACATGCGAGGGCAAGGATATGATAATGGTGCAAATATGAAAGGGAAAAATATAGGCCTCCAAAGAAAAATATTGGATATAAATCCACGTGCTTTTTACGTTCCTTGTGCTGCTCACAGCCTCAATTTAGTAGTTAATGATGCTGCTAAAAGCTCAATGGAAGTGTCTAACTTTTTTCCCATTGTTCAAGAAATATATGTGTCGATGACACGTTGGCAAATTCTCTTGAACCAGATGCCCACTTTAACTTTAAAACCATTATCAAACACGCGAAGGGAAAGTAGAGTAGAGGCGTTGAAAGCACTTCATTTTAATATCGAAAAGGTTTACGACACCTTCTATTCTATTTATTCAGATGACAAGAGAGATTGTGACACAAGGAACATGGCAAGTTCATTGATGTTGAAATTGAAGTCTTTCAAATTCATTTGTTCTTTAGTAACGTGGTACAACATATTAGCGAAAATTAATGTTGTAAGTAAAACCTTACAAAAGTCTGGTGTCGTTCTTTTGGAAGCAGTTAAAATGATAGATCTGGTCAAGAGTAACTTAGCAACAATGCGTACAAACTCTGCCTTTGACGCTATGTTGTTAGAAGCTAAATCAATTGCCGAGGAAATAGAATGCGAAGCCATCTTTACAAGCACTGCACGCCCACGTGCCAGAAAAAGGTTTTTCCGTTATGAGCATACCGATGAGCAAATTGCAGATCCACAGAACGACTTTAaagtaaaattttatttttatttgttcgaCCTGGCGATCACAAAAGTAAATGAAAGATTTGAACTGTTAAGTGAACACAACaacattttttcatttttgcaaaataTAGGCAAATGGAGAAAATTAGAGACAGGCCAGAGAAGAGCACagtgtttaaatttacaacagaAATTGACTGCTGATAGTGGGGCTGATATACGGGTAGACGGAGAAGATTTATTTCAGGAGCTGGAACTATTGCCAATTGTTTTCAATGCAGACACAACTCCGGTGGATGTTTTGAattatatatattcaaataaTTTGACAACTGCTTTTCCAAACTTGTCCGTATCCCTACGCATATATTTAACATTACCAGTGACggcaaaaccaaaaacaaaacaaaagcaagaaaaagcaaaacaatgtgGTGTGTTGTTATATACTTAATAATATGTGCAATGATATGTGcaacatattttgtgttttaataaagttgtggccaaatttatgccaaaaaccttaaaaatttctgtgtggagtgtgttttactttgaggggtggtttggggacctcggcACACACTAAACGGGCAACCAAAAcagtttatgtttcctgttttctttccccaagcagagataatatgtAAGTGATGTCTGCTCCCTAAAAAGGTCACcatcaactctgggaaatgggggggggggcgcttgagGGAttttcgcaccacggcgccagatatgcttaagacggccctgatgagaGCTATCAACACTGAAGAGAGACTACAATATTaggttgtaattttttttttaaaaggctctttTCATTACTGGATTTAAGACTTCTAAGTTATGAAGAAGATTAAAAAATGAGAGTGAGAACGAGACCGAATGTGACTTTAGATTCTGAGGTTTGGAAATACAATTAGCACCATTTCCTGTGCTGTTATTCCCATGAAACCGGAGATGATTAGCGTGACGGAAGATACAACATCTGACATTGTTGATTTTGAAAAACAATTTTTGGAATTCCTTTTGGACTTTAGAGATGAGATGCGTAAGCACAATGGAAAAGTATCAATGCCAACAGAGAATGAAGAGAACCAAGTTGAAATACCACTAGACTTGAATCATGAAATATTTAAAGAAGACGAGGAGGAGGCATGGATCATTGTTCCtccagtgggagggggggggacaggattCATGTTTGATCcaaaagaccttcaaagaagaaccagcatggaatgtTGTCcgtccagtggggggggggatgcatgctGGGGACAGAGTTTGAAGGGAATAAAAAATGGAAGAGGGTTGAAATGTGGAAATACAATTGGATGGAATTGTGCAACAGTTAAAGAACTGGGGAGACAGCAGGAGACGAAGAGGGCAGAGCAGTGGTTGGAATGGgtcagagtgggagtggggtgaaagtTCTCAATATATGATTTTTTCTTATTAAGATGGTCCGAATCTGGAATGATCTAAGGAGCTGGCTGAGTCATCTGGAGACACAgattccagggggtgggggtggggggaaaccaaactagatttaagtcaggcatccccaaactgcagccctccagatgttttggcctacaactcccatgatccctagctaacaggatcagtggttggggaagatgggaattgtagtccaaaacatctggagggccaaagtttggggatgcctgatttaagtgtTTAACTTAACttaacccggccagatgggcggggtataaataaattattattattattattattattattattattattattattattagatgaagTAGTACTTGTttatatggatatttttgggaatGAGATATAGGCTTTGGGGAGAAATAAAAGTTAAAGGGACTAGTTTTTCCCCCAGAATTAGGTTAATTGATCAATTGGGGAATGATATTAGATGGTGAATATGAAATTAGATATGATTTAAGTATAAGTCAAGATGTGTTACGAAATTGTTCAAGGTTAAGGAAAAAATATGTTGAATGATATAAGATATAATGAGAAATTATTTAAGGattataaaatatatatgttagATTGATATAAGATATAAATGAAAATTGAACTCATTGAGGAAGAggtgaggaagtctacaatggtAAGAAACTAGATTTAGGttttgattttttatatattttttatattttttctttttatgtctttgtagttttgtattttgctttatttgaaaataaataaaaattattgggggaggggggaaaattcatcttgtttgctttggcccagttgtctaatctgttatggtcattttgaagtgtgatcctgggACTGGAGAGATGAAATGTTAGATctggaaggacatgataatagatttggttggcattCATATTTATGGTACGGGAAAGATAAAAACAAAGGTTTTCATAatcatacaaaaagaaaaatccttATAAAAGTTtggcataaaaataaagattttctAGGACCAAAAACCCTATGGTGGTTCTCGCCGGTGGAAGCGTTAGCATTAAAACCTCTTAGTAAGAGAGAAAATTGGCTGTCGTACAGAAAATTATTAATAGAGGTGGAAACAGGGCTAAAGCTGAAAGAACTTGAGGATTTGAAGATCTATTCACAAAGTTGTTTAGATCATAGACAACTAAGTGAACAGTTTAAGGAAGACATacgaaattacttttaaaaaggtATAATCTCCTGCTGTATGGGGAAACGCTGGACGAAATGGTAAAGTCGGCACAAATAAAATGGGCTCAGCATCTAGGTCACAATATACAACTTGAAGGCCGGGTAAAAGATGTGGAAGgtgaatttaaaatttacagattgtattttattaaaagagaattatatgaaaatgcagGCTGAGAGCCTCCCAGCCTgccgactgtctcgccagagtggtgcatgctctggctaTCGCTCGctaggactactgcaatgcgctctacatggggctacctttgaaggtgacctggaaacggCAACTgaatgggagcagccgccgagaccacatctcactggtcctaaaggatcttccctgactcccagcacatttccaagcagaattcaaactgttggtgttgACTTTGAAAGTGTCATGGCTGCATTTTTCAGGCAAAGAAATGTATTGATCTAATGTAGAGAGATCATATCTAGTCCATTGGTTTAAGAGGTTTTTGGTAGTTTTACTCTGTGTGAATCATGGGGCTCATGAGTGAAGATGGGCCCCCCAGGAGACATCCGGGGGAAATCTCCCATTAAATTACAGCATTTTAAGTTTTCTTCAAAAGGCCTGGGGGGCAAGGATGGACTTCTGGTGAAGAAGCAGTGCTTGGAGATCatgcagttggggaggggggtgacagAGTTTGGGGCCAAAACCAAAGTTACTTTACATCTAAAATTATACTCACTATTGTGAGACATTACCTTCATTATTTCAGTACTatacaattttatatataaacaacAGAACTTCACATATACCTCATGTTTTTAAGAATGATTTCCTGCTGAGTTCATTGCTCAGAATGACTCTGAGAGATACAcctcccacactccatacatctaaatgggtCCTCCCCTGTGAGACTCCCTAGATGTTCCTTAAGCACTCCATTATAACTAAATAACTTTCTGCAATCTTTCCTTTTAAATTGCTTATCCTCTTTGAGTTTGTTGTTGGTTTCTACGGTTCCAACTCTAAAAGTTCTTCCTGTCCATCAGTCTGTTGATGTGGgacttccactctgactgaagccaTACAATTAAACGCTTTCTCCCCACTGCGTCCGCGGATGTCTTCCTCAACCATtttcactctgactgaagctttttccagtACTTCATACATTAAAATGatctctcccctgtgtgagtcctttggtgttttctaaggtttccattcagactgaagctctttccacactccatacattgaaatggtttctcccctgtgtgaatccgctGGTGTTTTTTAAGCCTTGTATtctcactaaaactctttccacactccatacatttaaatgtttTCTCCCCACTGTGAGTCCACTGATGTCTActgaggtgtccactctgactgaagttcactccacactccatacatttatatggtttttcacctgtgtgaATTCGCTGGGTTATTCTAAGGCTTATAttgtaactgaagctctttccacactgcatACATTTagatggtttctctcctgtgttgaGTCCGCTGGTGTCTTTTAAGCCTTGCATtctcactaaaactctttccacactccatacattgaaatggtttctcccctgtgtgaatccgctGGTGTATTTTAAGCCTTGCATtctcactaaaactctttccacactccatacatttaaatggtttttcccctgtgtgaatctgttGATGTATATTGAGGTGTCCACTCTTGCTAAAGctttttccgcactccatacatttaaatggtttctctcctgtgtgagttcgttgatggcTTCTAAGGGATGCATtgaaagtgaagctctttccacactcgatacatttaaatggtttctcccctgtgtgagtccgttcatGTAACTTAAGGTatgcactctgactgaagctctttccacaatccaggcatttaaatggtttctcccctgtgtgactctGTTGATGTCTACTGAGCTGTGTTCTCTGACTGAAGTtcattccacactccatacatttacatggtttctctcctgtgtgaatctgttgatgtcttctaaggtttccattatcTCTAAAGcactttccgcactccatgcatttaaatggtttctcccctgtctGAGTCTGGTGATGTTTATTGAAGTGAACacttttactgaagctctttccacactccatatatTTAaacggcttctctcctgtgtgagtctgttgatgtcttCCAAGACTtgcattgaaactgaagctctttccacactccatacatttaaatggtttttctcctgtgtgagtctgatGATGTCTTctgaggtgtccactctgactgaagctcttcccacactccatgcatttatatggtttttcacccaTGTGAGTCcgctgatgtattctaaggtttgcattgaaactgaagctctttccgcactccaagcatttaaatggtttctcccctgtatgaacccgttggtgtcttctaaggtttGCATTCTCACTAAAGAccattccacactccatacatttaaatggtttctctcctgtgtgagtctgatgatgtctattgaggtgtccactctgactgaagttctttccacactccatgcatttaaatcgtTTATTGTGCATGTGAgttctaagttttccactatCAGTGGAACCTTTTCCACTCTGCATatctttaaatggtttctcctctgTTTGAGTTCCTTGATATGAACTATGTGTTCTCATTCAGTGAAGCATATTCCACATTTCACACATTTTAGTGACTATTCCC encodes:
- the LOC118090885 gene encoding zinc finger and SCAN domain-containing protein 2-like; amino-acid sequence: MRTHSSYQGTQTEEKPFKDMQSGKGSTDSGKLRTHMHNKRFKCMECGKNFSQSGHLNRHHQTHTGEKPFKCMECGMVFSENANLRRHQRVHTGEKPFKCLECGKSFSFNANLRIHQRTHMGEKPYKCMECGKSFSQSGHLRRHHQTHTGEKPFKCMECGKSFSFNASLGRHQQTHTGEKPFKYMECGKSFSKSVHFNKHHQTQTGEKPFKCMECGKCFRDNGNLRRHQQIHTGEKPCKCMECGMNFSQRTQLSRHQQSHTGEKPFKCLDCGKSFSQSAYLKLHERTHTGEKPFKCIECGKSFTFNASLRSHQRTHTGEKPFKCMECGKSFSKSGHLNIHQQIHTGEKPFKCMECGKSFSENARLKIHQRIHTGEKPFQCMECGKSFSENARLKRHQRTQHRRETI